Proteins encoded by one window of Melanotaenia boesemani isolate fMelBoe1 chromosome 10, fMelBoe1.pri, whole genome shotgun sequence:
- the LOC121646959 gene encoding iroquois-class homeodomain protein IRX-5-like — translation MAYPQGFIFQPSVSLALQCPTFGSGVVLGPRTEELGRSSSGSAFAPYSGSVTSPGFNSHLPFGGEPRAAGTLNSFVSPGYDPSSGLSGSLDYHPFGPLGPYPYGDPTYRKNATRDATATLKAWLNKHRKNPYPTKGEKIMLAIITKMTLTQVSTWFANARRRLKKENKMTWTPRNRSEDEEEEDIDLERNEEEEPMKMNADETENVTRRALDSCVLAFRDDSDVDRGFSDPDSGDQRLAHQPGPTPVSGAPPQNQALNLLRVSESSLSPPPKEHVDSCGATQGPNSGPKPKLWSLAEIATSDKSKGGIDFSQSGLAVQNPFSHGTTLTRHLYYTSPFIPGYSSFGPLGPLHGAGSHLNGLQQKILQRAEAAARDCRFPNQNQNQNQLELHKVKRGMTNV, via the exons ATGGCTTATCCTCAGGGTTTCATCTTCCAGCCGTCCGTGTCGCTGGCTCTGCAGTGCCCAACCTTCGGCTCCGGGGTGGTCCTCGGACCGCGGACCGAGGAACTTGGTCGCTCCTCTTCGGGTTCTGCCTTTGCTCCGTACTCCGGATCGGTGACGTCTCCCGGGTTCAACTCGCACCTTCCGTTTGGCGGGGAGCCCCGGGCCGCCGGCACCCTCAACTCTTTTGTG AGTCCAGGCTACGACCCGTCCTCAGGCTTATCCGGATCTCTGGACTACCACCCGTTCGGGCCCCTGGGTCCCTACCCATATGGAGACCCCACCTACAGGAAGAACGCCACCCGGGATGCCACGGCCACGCTGAAGGCCTGGCTCAACAAGCACCGCAAGAACCCGTATCCCACCAAGGGGGAAAAGATCATGCTGGCCATCATCACCAAGATGACACTGACACAGGTCTCCACCTGGTTCGCCAATGCTCGCCGGCGCCTGAAGAAGGAAAACAAGATGACCTGGACCCCCCGTAACCGAAgcgaggatgaggaggaggaggacataGACCTGGAGCGCAACGAGGAGGAAGAGCCGATGAAGATGAACGCGGATGAGACAGAGAacg TGACCCGTCGGGCCCTGGACTCCTGTGTTCTGGCCTTCCGGGACGACAGCGATGTGGATCGAGGTTTCAGTGATCCGGACTCTGGGGACCAGAGACTGGCCCACCAGCCGGGTCCCACCCCTGTGTCGGGGGCCCCTCCTCAGAACCAGGCCCTGAACTTGCTCAGAGTTTCTGAGTCATCATTGAGTCCACCCCCTAAAGAACATGTGGACTCCTGTGGTGCCACCCAGGGGCCAAATTCGGGCCCCAAACCAAAACTGTGGTCCCTGGCCGAGATCGCCACGTCAGATAAAAGTAAAGGAGGCATCGACTTCTCACAGAGTGGGTTGGCAGTTCAGAACCCATTCTCCCACGGTACCACCCTGACCCGACACCTGTACTACACCTCCCCCTTCATCCCTGGATACTCCAGCTTTGGACCCCTGGGGCCTCTGCACGGTGCCGGTTCGCATCTAAACGGATTACAGCAGAAGATTCTGCAGAGGGCTGAAGCTGCAGCCCGAGACTGCCGGTTccccaaccagaaccagaatcagaaccagctGGAGCTGCACAAAGTCAAGAGAGGCATGACAAACGTGTAG